A segment of the Streptomyces sp. P9-A2 genome:
TGTCCCGGAAGACCACCGAGACAATCTCGAGACAGTGACTGGAAGTCACGGTCTCAGCATTCCCGCAGGTCGGAGCTGGCGCCGAGACTTGCAACTCATCGATGAACGGAGCTCCGGTGTATGTGCTCCACCGGGCCTGAGGCTGGCACAGCAGGAGGGGCGTCGCAATCCGAACTTGCGGCGCCCCTCCTGTGGTGAACCTACCCAGTTCGTGGTCCTCACGCCCAGAACATCAACCGCTTCGACTGCCGGCGCTCCTCGGGCGTTACACGGCCAGAAGGATGCGCGTCTGGTCCGCCCAAGGCCTGTCCCGTAACTGCTCCTCGAGACGCGAAAGGGGTCCACCACTCCAGGTGGGCCCCTTTCCGATACCTCGCACCACCGCCGCATACACACTCCCGTCGGCCGGTACAGCAGTTTCGATCTTCTTCGCTCGCAGTCGTGAACATCCTCGAACCGGCTGGCATATGCGCTCCGCCCCGCTCTACGTTCCGCAGCGGAGGTGGTTCACGTGAACGAACCCAGCAAACGAAAGAGCTCCGCCGAACGGCATGAGGCGATCGACGTCAGCGACTTCGTGTACGCGGCGACCGGCGCCCGGGTGCGGAGGCTGAGCATGCCGGACGGGACGCACTGGTTTCCGGCGGTGGACGTCTGCAAGGAACTCGGCCACACCAACTCTCGGCAGGCACTCTCAGATCATCTTCCCCATGAGCACCGAGAGATTCTCGAGACCGTAAGTGGAGCTTACGGTCTCAGCATTCCCGCAGGTAGAGAGTGGCGTCGAGACCTGAATGTCATCTCTCTCCAAGGTCTCATCCTGCTCGTCAACGCCTGCACCAAACCGGCCTGCGCACCCTTCAAGCAGTGGGTGGCCGAGGTGATCGAGACCGTGCAGCGCGAGGGCTCGTACTCTCTCGACAAGGCAGAAGTACAGCCCGCCGAGCCCGGTGCCCCCATCGCCTACGCCATGCCGGAACAGGTCGCCGAGGCCATCGTCCGGCTGGAGGCGCACAACCTTCAGCTAGACGAGGAGCTCGCTGACGGTCAGCGCGAATCGATCGCTTTGCAGAAGGAGACGCTGGCCACGCAACAGGACGCACTCGCCGCGCAACAGTCGACTCTCTCCGTGCAGCAGTCGACTCTCGCTGTCCAGCAGGCCATGGTCCGGGCGATGGAACGCATCGCGGACCGGTTCGACACCCTCGTCCTCGAACGCCATCCGATCAGGGGACACCTCACCGCGCTGCCCACCACCGAGTCGGTACTGGCCGACTGGCGGCAGCGGCTGTCTGTCACGGAGGACGTATGGGCGGTGGCCGTGATCATCGCCCCGGTACTCGTCGAAGCGGGTGAGCTGCGCGAACCGTTGGAGACCATCGCCGCCCGTACCGGACTTTCCGTACACCGCGTCAACGAATGCCTCCGGCTGCTGCGCAAGCACGCCTGCATTCGCTCGCGGGGCGGGGCCGAGGACGGGGCTCCGGTGTATGTGCTCCACCGGGCCTGAGCCCGGCACAACCGAGACCGGCACAGCAGGAGGGGCGTCGCAATCCGAATTTGCGGCGCCCCTCCTGTGGTGAACCTAGTGGTTCGTCGGGTCCCACGCCCAGCCGATCAACCGTTTCGGGTTCTCCAGGATCGTGGCAGGACGGCCACCCACACGGCACGCCCTGGCCGCCGTCAGGCCCCTTTCACACGCGGGCTACGGCATTGCCCTCAGCCGCCGAACACGAAGCCCAGCGCCTTTTGGAGATCGGCGGGCTCGCGGTAGTGCACACCGGTCATCCCTAGCGCGATGGCGGCCTCGACGTTCTCCAGCCGGTCGTCCACGAACAAACACCGGCCGGTGACGGTGCCCGCCCGCCGGGCTGCGATCTCGTAGATCTTCCGGTCGGGCTTGGCCACTCCCACTCGCGCGCTGCTGACGACGTGGTCCGCGAGATCCGTCAATCCCATCGATTCGAGGTCGCGCTCCAACTCCAAGGCCGCGTTGGTCACCAGGACCAGGGGGATATGCTTCCTCACCTGGCGCAGCAGGGTCACCACCGCGTCATCGGCCCGGAACGGGGCATCGGCAAGCGCCCTGCCCAGCCGACGGGCGTACGCCTGCGGCACTCGGCCGGAGAGTGCCGACGCGATGGAGTGCACCCACTCCTCTTTTGTGATCTTGCCGAGCAGGAGCGGCAGGTCCACATCAGGTGCGTAGGCCACGCTCGTGGTGGTGCCCTCGGCCAGTCCCGCGGCACGTTCCAACTCGGCCAGTGGAGCCGTGTCGTAGAAGCGGATCACGTTGTCGAGGTCGCACAGCACCGCGTCAAAGGGGCTGCTGGAGATACCGGAAGCCGTCACCGGCCACAAGTAGCACAGCGTTCGGCCGCTGTCCGGAGTTCACTCCGTGACGGCGTCCGCGAGGAACGCCGCCCAGGCGGAGGGCGCGAGCCGGAGTATCGCGCCGGCGGTGTCCTTGGAGTCCCGGACGGCTACGGTGCCGGGTATGTTGCGGGCGACCTCGACGCACTCGCCGTGAGCATCGCCGCTGCTGTATGTGGACTTCTTGAAGTCGAACTCAGACACGGTGTCCTACGCCTCCTTGCGGATGCTGTCGATGAACCTGACCGAGCTGCTGTGCGCCAGCCCCAGCCGCGTGATGCGGTCGAAGACAGCGCCGTGATGCGCGGCATCAGTCTCGCTCTCCAGCCAGACCTTCGTCGACAAGGTATCCACCTGCACAACATCCAGCGCACCGGGCTCCGCAAAGGACACCGCGGTGAAGGCACAGGTCATGCCAGGGTGAGCGCCGGCCATGAACGGAACAACCTGCACGCGCACGTTGGGAAGGCTCGTCACCTCCAGCAGGTGCTCCAGCTGCGCCCGCATGACATCTCGGCCACCCACGAGTTGACGCAAAACCCCTTCGTGCAGCAATGCCCAGAGCTGTAGCGGACGCTCACCGGCGAGTCTCGCCTGCCGGGCCATCCTCGCCTCGACGAAAGTCTCGATCTCGTCGAGGTCTTGCCAGGCCCCATTGCCGACTGCGAGAGCCCGCGCATAGTCGGCGGTCTGCAAGAGGCCGGGTACGAAGGTCAGTTGCCAGGTGCGGATCTCCGTGGCGATGTCCTCCAGTGCGACGTATTCGATCTGCGCCGTCAGTTGCGGGTACTGGTTCCACCACCCCTTGGCCTTGCGCCGGTCCCTGTCCGCCTTCGCCAGAGCCAGCAGCTTTCCGATCACCACCTCGTCGTTCTCGCCGTACAAGTGGCACAGTGCCCTGACGTCGGGGTCTCTCATGGGCACTTGGCCGCGTTCGATCTTCGCGACCTTGGTGACCGATGCCGTCAGCGCCTCAGCCGCATGCGTCTGACGCAGACCGCACACCTCCCGCATCCGCAATAGTTCCCCACCGAGCCGTCGTCCCAGCACGGTCGTGATCGTCTTGCCGCGATTGGGGTCATTGCCCGCCATCTTGCGTTCCTTCCCGGTCAATCGCACCAGTTTGAGGCTCGGAGCGATCCACTCACAAACAGGGCAGCGATATTGCTGCCCTGTTCGATTGCTGCCCAACTTCAAAAAAGCTACCTTCAGTATCCAACCGCTTACCCAAAGGCATCATTTGGCGGAAGTGCACCGTGCTGCCCTCGTCCGCACGGCAGAGCCACCGCCACCTCGCACAAGGAGGTGTGTCCCCATGACCGATTCCTGTCCGCCCCCGCTCTCCAAGGGCTACGACCACTACGACCGCTATGACACCGTCAGTTACACGCCCTACCCCCAGAACATCCCCCGCGCCCGCAGGCACGTCGCACGACTCGTCGCCGGCTGGGGGCACCCCGGGGCCGCTGGGGACACGGCGCTGGTCGCGAGCGAATTGTGCACGAACGCGCTGCTGCACGGATGCCTGCGGGACCGGCTGTTCCGGGTGGAGACCTCTCTCACCGGCACCGCCCTGCGCATCGCCGTCACGGACCCGAAGGGCGAGCGCCTGCCGCAGGACCGGCCGGCTGACCCCGAGGCCCAGTTCGGGCGCGGACTCCTCATCGTCCGCGCCCTGGTCGACAGGTGGGCCGTGGAACACCTGGCCGTGGGCAAAACGGTGTGGGTGGAAATGGCTGTGCCGGGGAGGGCTGATGCGTAGCCCGATCAGCCGGTTGCTGACGCGGTGCCGCAGTACTGTGACCACCCGGAGGAAGGAGGCTCGGATGGCAGCCAAGTGGCAGGACGCGATTGCTGAGGCGCAGGAAGTCACCGGGTTCATCGGAGAGGTCGTTCCTCGTACGGTGGACGCGATCGGTACGGCACTGCGCATCGACCGCCGCACCGAGTTCTACACGGAGCTGGGCGCCCTGGGCGACGCCGACCGCTTCGAGTCCTTCCTGAACCATTGGTGGGCCCAGGCCCTCGCCGACTCCGCGCTGGACGAGGACACACGAGAGCAGGCGATCGAATTCGCCGACACCTCCGTGTCCCTCCACTCGCGGGCCGTGGACGGCCCCACGGTCACCCAGGCCGAGATCACCGCCCTCGTCATGGGGGCGGAAGCCTCGTGAGCTACACGATCAGATGCCGGACGGGACGCACTGGTTTCCGGCGGTGGACGTCTGCAAGGAACTCGGACACACCAACTCCCGGAAGGCTCTCGCAGACCATGTTCCCGACGAGCACCGAGAAATACTCGAGACCGTAACTGGAGGTTACGGTCTCAGTATTCCCGCAGGTAGAGGGTGGCGTCGAGACTTGCACGTCATCTCTCTCCAAGGTCTCATCCTCCTCGTCAACGCCTGTACCAAACCGGCCTGCGCCCCCTTCAAACAGTGGGTCGCCGAGGCCATCGTCCGGCTGGAAGCACACAACCTTCAGACGGACGAGGAGCTCGCCGACGGGCAGCGCGAATCGATCGCGTTGCACAATCTGAGGAAC
Coding sequences within it:
- a CDS encoding ATP-binding protein; the encoded protein is MTDSCPPPLSKGYDHYDRYDTVSYTPYPQNIPRARRHVARLVAGWGHPGAAGDTALVASELCTNALLHGCLRDRLFRVETSLTGTALRIAVTDPKGERLPQDRPADPEAQFGRGLLIVRALVDRWAVEHLAVGKTVWVEMAVPGRADA
- a CDS encoding HAD family hydrolase is translated as MTASGISSSPFDAVLCDLDNVIRFYDTAPLAELERAAGLAEGTTTSVAYAPDVDLPLLLGKITKEEWVHSIASALSGRVPQAYARRLGRALADAPFRADDAVVTLLRQVRKHIPLVLVTNAALELERDLESMGLTDLADHVVSSARVGVAKPDRKIYEIAARRAGTVTGRCLFVDDRLENVEAAIALGMTGVHYREPADLQKALGFVFGG
- a CDS encoding helix-turn-helix domain-containing protein; its protein translation is MAGNDPNRGKTITTVLGRRLGGELLRMREVCGLRQTHAAEALTASVTKVAKIERGQVPMRDPDVRALCHLYGENDEVVIGKLLALAKADRDRRKAKGWWNQYPQLTAQIEYVALEDIATEIRTWQLTFVPGLLQTADYARALAVGNGAWQDLDEIETFVEARMARQARLAGERPLQLWALLHEGVLRQLVGGRDVMRAQLEHLLEVTSLPNVRVQVVPFMAGAHPGMTCAFTAVSFAEPGALDVVQVDTLSTKVWLESETDAAHHGAVFDRITRLGLAHSSSVRFIDSIRKEA
- a CDS encoding DUF397 domain-containing protein, coding for MSEFDFKKSTYSSGDAHGECVEVARNIPGTVAVRDSKDTAGAILRLAPSAWAAFLADAVTE
- a CDS encoding BRO-N domain-containing protein is translated as MNEPSKRKSSAERHEAIDVSDFVYAATGARVRRLSMPDGTHWFPAVDVCKELGHTNSRQALSDHLPHEHREILETVSGAYGLSIPAGREWRRDLNVISLQGLILLVNACTKPACAPFKQWVAEVIETVQREGSYSLDKAEVQPAEPGAPIAYAMPEQVAEAIVRLEAHNLQLDEELADGQRESIALQKETLATQQDALAAQQSTLSVQQSTLAVQQAMVRAMERIADRFDTLVLERHPIRGHLTALPTTESVLADWRQRLSVTEDVWAVAVIIAPVLVEAGELREPLETIAARTGLSVHRVNECLRLLRKHACIRSRGGAEDGAPVYVLHRA